A single Suricata suricatta isolate VVHF042 chromosome 2, meerkat_22Aug2017_6uvM2_HiC, whole genome shotgun sequence DNA region contains:
- the LOC115272853 gene encoding neuropeptide Y receptor type 4: MNISHFLALLLPGSPQGQNRSRSGGIPYNFSDHCQDSVDPIVFIVASYSIETVVGVLGNLCLICVTIRQKEKTNVTNLLIANLAFSDFLMCLLCQPLTAIYTIMDYWVFGEALCKMSAFIQCISVTVSILSLVLVALERHQLIINPTGWKPSVSQAYLGIVVIWLIACLLSLPFLVNSVLENVFHKNHSKAVEFLADKVVCTESWPLPHYRIVYTTSLLLFQYCMPLAFILVCYVRIYQHLRKRKRVFRKGTYSSRAWQMKRINGILVAMVVAFAVLWLPLHVFNSLEDWYHEAIPICYGNLIFLVCHLLAMASTCVNPFIYGFLNTNFKKEVKALVLTCQQSAAVEESEHLPLSTVHTEVSKGSLKFSGRSNPI; this comes from the coding sequence ATGAACATCTCTCACTTCCTGGCCTTGCTGCTCCCAGGATCCCCACAGGGTCAAAATAGGAGCAGGTCAGGGGGCATTCCATACAACTTCTCCGACCACTGCCAGGATTCTGTAGACCCCATTGTATTTATTGTCGCTTCTTACAGCATCGAGACTGTTGTGGGGGTCCTGGGCAACCTCTGCCTGATATGTGTGACCattaggcagaaagagaagaccaATGTGACCAACCTGCTCATTGCCAACctggctttctctgacttcctcATGTGCCTCCTCTGTCAGCCACTCACGGCCATATACACTATTATGGACTACTGGGTCTTTGGGGAGGCCCTTTGCAAGATGTCAGCTTTCATCCAGTGTATATCAGTGACAGTCTCCATTCTTTCGCTTGTCCTTGTGGCCCTGGAGAGGCATCAGCTCATCATCAACCCAACAGGTTGGAAGCCCAGTGTCTCCCAGGCCTACCTGGGGATTGTGGTCATCTGGCTCATcgcctgcctcctctccctgcccttcctggtcAACAGTGTCCTAGAGAATGTCTTTCACAAGAACCACTCCAAGGCTGTGGAGTTTCTGGCAGATAAGGTGGTCTGTACAGAGTCCTGGCCGCTGCCTCACTACCGCATTGTCTACACCACCTCCCTGCTGCTCTTCCAGTACTGCATGCCCCTGGCCTTCATTTTGGTCTGCTATGTCCGAATCTACCAGCACCTGCGGAAGCGGAAGCGGGTGTTCCGCAAGGGTACCTACAGCTCGCGGGCTTGGCAGATGAAGCGGATCAACGGGATCCTCGTAGCGATGGTGGTTGCCTTTGCCGTGCTCTGGCTGCCCCTGCATGTGTTCAACAGCCTGGAGGACTGGTACCATGAGGCCATCCCCATCTGTTATGGCAACCTCATCTTCTTGGTGTGCCACCTGCTTGCCATGGCCTCTACCTGTGTCAACCCTTTCATTTATGGCTTTCTCAACACCAACTTCAAGAAGGAGGTCAAGGCCCTGGTGCTGACATGTCAGCAGAGTGCCGCTGTGGAAGAGTCTGAGCATCTGCCCCTGTCCACAGTGCACACGGAAGTCTCCAAGGGATCTCTGAAGTTCAGTGGCAGGTCCAACCCCATTTAG